A part of Bacteroidia bacterium genomic DNA contains:
- a CDS encoding histidine kinase — translation MKRFNYNLSTDLLFRLLFHLVFWVVWIGFPIINAGENENFRKFYIAILPVVFTNIPLFLINSEWLIPRIFRRKGLGTYLLSLLGLIIAFSFLQLTMKEWLIPEALVRRRWDIFWTVIPVIFLTAVSTGYGFIVFLLNQEKGRQEEQQERLRSELSFLRSQISPHFIFNILNSIVYLIRARSDLAEPVTIKLSELLRYLLYNSGEAQAPLDQELEYLKNYIELQKIRFEEDVDIRLTIEGEANMQFIEPMLLIPFVENAFKHGVGLIENPVIDIQMNVSDEGLDFHVKNKTSADGDKDPDSGIGLRNVIRRLDLLYHDSHTLTINTDNGWFEVNLNLSFVRKNT, via the coding sequence ATGAAACGTTTTAATTACAATCTTTCCACTGATCTTCTCTTTCGGCTATTATTCCATTTGGTATTTTGGGTGGTGTGGATTGGCTTTCCGATTATCAATGCCGGCGAAAATGAGAATTTCAGAAAATTTTATATCGCTATTTTACCTGTGGTTTTTACCAATATTCCCCTCTTCCTCATCAATAGTGAATGGTTGATTCCCCGGATTTTCCGCCGAAAAGGGTTGGGAACTTATCTTTTATCTCTGTTAGGGCTGATCATTGCGTTCTCTTTCCTTCAATTGACGATGAAAGAATGGTTGATTCCGGAGGCGCTTGTGCGCCGTCGCTGGGATATTTTCTGGACCGTGATCCCTGTTATATTTTTAACGGCCGTCAGCACGGGGTATGGTTTTATTGTTTTTCTTCTCAATCAGGAAAAAGGCCGGCAGGAGGAACAGCAGGAAAGGCTTCGCTCCGAACTTTCCTTTCTCCGCTCCCAAATCAGTCCGCACTTTATCTTTAATATTCTAAACAGTATCGTCTATTTGATCCGGGCACGTTCAGATCTTGCCGAGCCCGTTACCATTAAACTCTCCGAGCTGCTGCGTTATCTGCTCTACAACTCCGGTGAAGCCCAGGCACCCCTGGATCAGGAACTGGAATATCTGAAAAACTATATAGAGCTTCAGAAAATACGCTTTGAAGAAGATGTGGATATCCGGCTTACTATTGAAGGTGAAGCGAATATGCAGTTTATCGAACCTATGTTGCTGATTCCATTTGTCGAAAATGCGTTCAAACATGGGGTAGGATTGATTGAGAATCCTGTCATTGATATACAAATGAATGTATCAGACGAGGGATTGGACTTTCATGTTAAAAATAAAACCAGTGCTGATGGCGACAAAGATCCCGACTCGGGGATTGGTCTGCGCAATGTAATCCGGCGGTTGGACTTATTGTACCATGATTCGCATACATTAACAATCAATACGGATAATGGCTGGTTTGAAGTAAATCTTAATCTCAGCTTTGTGCGCAAGAATACCTGA
- a CDS encoding LytTR family DNA-binding domain-containing protein: MKLRCLAVDDESPARKLLEENIRQIPFLELAGMCKNAFEAMEVLQNEKIDLLFLDIQMPGMLGTKFLSSLRDRPMVIFVTAYANYALESYDLDVIDYLLKPVSLERFTKAAYKALDYAVKSQPAPPNPSAVSSPAIPLPHSFFVNVEYALVKIVVADISHIEGMKDYVKIFLTSAPKPVLTKSTLKAIEEKLPATGFMRVHKSYIVNLSKIESIRSRQIMIGKHEIPVSEALVEDLLRAIS, translated from the coding sequence ATGAAACTTCGCTGCCTTGCTGTTGATGACGAAAGTCCTGCCCGCAAACTACTCGAAGAAAATATTCGACAGATACCTTTTCTTGAACTGGCAGGTATGTGCAAAAATGCTTTTGAGGCGATGGAAGTACTGCAAAACGAAAAAATTGATCTTCTTTTTCTCGACATCCAGATGCCGGGCATGCTGGGAACCAAGTTTTTGTCGAGCCTCAGAGACCGGCCAATGGTAATCTTTGTGACAGCTTATGCCAACTACGCGTTGGAAAGTTATGATCTCGATGTGATCGACTATTTGCTGAAACCTGTGAGCCTTGAGCGATTTACCAAAGCCGCCTATAAAGCCCTCGATTATGCGGTAAAAAGTCAGCCCGCTCCCCCCAATCCCTCTGCCGTTTCATCCCCTGCCATACCCTTGCCTCATTCTTTCTTTGTGAATGTAGAATATGCACTGGTAAAAATTGTAGTGGCTGATATTTCCCATATTGAGGGGATGAAAGACTACGTGAAAATCTTTCTCACATCGGCTCCCAAACCTGTTCTTACTAAATCTACCCTGAAAGCGATAGAAGAAAAATTGCCAGCGACCGGATTTATGCGGGTACATAAGTCCTACATTGTCAATCTGTCAAAAATTGAGTCTATTCGCAGCCGGCAGATCATGATCGGGAAACATGAAATCCCGGTCAGTGAGGCATTGGTGGAGGACCTGTTGCGGGCAATTAGCTAA
- a CDS encoding DUF3078 domain-containing protein, giving the protein MLRIIIFFLAGLLSMSSLFAFPENKDTLHIKITSRVKRKPVSGVVVQVAQKEDTFHLDQNGYICVTDLSPDKYTLEIKGKGFRTKTHKIEKKNFGTKDTVKVEIEPNWIFDGSESLHFSQHAYSPYWQKGSTNSMAIRGEVNLNAKYKKARQDWENSFSIKHGVLKQGEYDFLTSEDLVELNSEYGRRFSEHFLTTALLNIRTQIRKGYKIEKDGSRGELRSDFLAPGYFNFGTGMDYKSKELGLNIYYSPLNSKVTLVQDSILSQFYMPKDLIGQTRRYELGSYLKINYKKEIVKNIVFQTNADFFANHLKDFGSVDVNWETKMDFKVNKYVSANILTHLIYDQDIQFDIADASGEPTGKKGPRTQFHEALNIGLIHKF; this is encoded by the coding sequence ATGCTTCGGATCATTATTTTTTTTCTGGCTGGCTTATTGTCAATGTCATCCCTATTTGCTTTTCCCGAAAATAAGGACACTCTTCACATCAAAATTACCAGCCGGGTAAAAAGAAAGCCCGTGTCAGGAGTGGTGGTTCAGGTAGCCCAGAAAGAAGACACCTTCCATCTGGATCAGAACGGCTACATCTGCGTCACCGATCTTTCCCCGGACAAATATACGCTGGAGATTAAAGGGAAGGGGTTTAGAACTAAAACACACAAAATCGAAAAGAAAAATTTTGGTACAAAAGATACGGTGAAGGTAGAGATTGAGCCAAACTGGATATTTGACGGCTCAGAAAGTCTCCACTTTTCCCAGCACGCATATAGTCCTTACTGGCAGAAAGGAAGTACCAACTCGATGGCCATTCGCGGAGAAGTCAACCTCAATGCAAAATATAAAAAAGCCCGGCAGGACTGGGAAAATAGCTTTTCAATCAAACATGGCGTCCTCAAGCAGGGCGAATACGATTTCCTCACCAGCGAAGATCTGGTAGAACTGAACTCTGAGTACGGGCGAAGATTCAGTGAACATTTTCTCACAACAGCCCTGCTCAATATCCGAACCCAGATTCGCAAGGGATATAAGATCGAAAAAGATGGAAGCCGGGGAGAGTTGCGTTCGGACTTTCTCGCCCCGGGTTATTTCAACTTTGGAACAGGCATGGACTATAAATCGAAAGAGTTGGGACTAAACATTTACTATTCGCCACTCAACTCGAAGGTTACGCTGGTGCAGGATTCTATACTTTCTCAGTTTTATATGCCCAAAGACCTGATCGGACAGACACGGCGGTACGAACTGGGCTCTTACCTGAAGATCAATTACAAAAAAGAAATTGTTAAAAACATAGTGTTTCAAACCAATGCAGATTTTTTCGCCAACCACCTCAAAGATTTTGGATCAGTAGACGTGAACTGGGAAACAAAAATGGATTTCAAGGTCAATAAATATGTTTCCGCCAATATCCTCACACATCTTATTTACGACCAGGATATTCAGTTTGACATTGCAGATGCGAGCGGGGAACCTACCGGAAAAAAAGGACCCCGCACGCAGTTTCACGAAGCATTAAATATCGGCTTGATCCATAAGTTCTGA
- a CDS encoding GH92 family glycosyl hydrolase has protein sequence MSPIRIISSKIAVSLACLFLVAGCQTRKDATQPLTAYVNPLLGTLSEPSFSHGNTYPSVCLPWGMTAWTPQTGEFGWIYTHQSEKIQGIRATHQPSPWMGDYGQFSLMPMTGVLKTGDDERASAFKHENEKSTPFYYNVHLDDYDTRAEVTPTLRSAALRFTYPDAEKAFLVLDMSAAEGNVVIDPENQTISGFTRVNSGGVPQNFACYFVAVFDKPFETYGVWQGDAIREGEKTILGVNSGAYLQFSTHRGDQLNVRIGTSFISTLQAKKNLDTEIGKQSFEAVRDAAQQTWEKELSRIEIEGATEAQMTTFYTAYYRLLNFPRVWYEPDSAGSPYHFSPYDGQIHPGVMYTDNGFWDTFRGVFPFFSLMYPERDAEIIQGFVNSYKEGDWFPKWTSPGYRDVMIGTHTASLIADAYNKGIRDFDVETAFEGMVKDGMANGGQGGKGRRGNDYYTELGYVPSDKVHEATARTLEFAYGDFCIGQLADGFGKNNERDYFYRNSYNYRNVFDPEVGFMRGRQADGSWRPDFSPLEWGGPFTEGSSWHYSWSVMQNPRGLIDLMGGDQLFADKLDTLFATPPDFLVGSYGNEIHEMTEMVKGNMGQYAHGNQPVHHLIYLYNYARQPWKTQYWVREVMNRLYGPGPDGLCGDEDNGQMSAWYIFSALGFYSVCPGVPQYVMGAPLFTKVTMHLPNGKTLVLSAPENSDENRYIQKVRINGEETDRTWFSHKELAAGGEVDFEMGSQPNKSRGISDESLPFSLQNDFPLKDLQKKPIATPSIKPTVEMPLISEAPTHFRNKFSVKVSCPTPDATLRYTLDGSSPIKGEVVNGSIEITESSVLRVIALKEGFYKSQEISKTYIHLPNNYEVSLKNPPHERYPAGGGLSLIDGVRGTSNFHDGRWLGFEGNDLEAFIDLKGNQKVGKVSVSVMQNQGSWIFFPKEIQVWVSENGKDFMPAGTVSPEILQKNGSEIRTFLVNFTSKDASYLRIIAKNTGTAPEWHSASGGKVWLFIDEIMIE, from the coding sequence ATGTCCCCAATCAGAATCATCTCTTCAAAAATCGCTGTTAGCCTGGCATGTCTTTTCCTGGTAGCCGGCTGCCAAACCCGTAAAGATGCTACTCAGCCACTTACCGCTTATGTAAACCCACTTTTGGGGACTTTGTCGGAGCCGTCTTTTTCCCATGGCAATACCTATCCGTCTGTCTGCCTTCCCTGGGGCATGACTGCCTGGACACCCCAAACGGGAGAATTTGGCTGGATATATACCCATCAGTCCGAAAAAATACAGGGAATCCGTGCCACACATCAGCCCAGTCCCTGGATGGGAGACTACGGACAGTTTTCACTCATGCCGATGACAGGAGTCTTAAAAACAGGAGATGATGAGAGAGCTTCTGCTTTTAAACACGAAAACGAAAAATCCACGCCTTTTTACTACAATGTTCACCTTGATGATTATGACACCAGAGCAGAAGTAACGCCAACCCTACGCTCCGCAGCGCTCCGTTTCACTTACCCCGATGCCGAAAAGGCTTTTCTGGTACTTGACATGAGCGCCGCGGAAGGGAATGTCGTCATAGATCCGGAAAACCAGACGATCTCAGGATTTACACGTGTCAACTCGGGTGGGGTACCACAAAACTTTGCTTGCTATTTTGTGGCAGTATTTGACAAACCGTTTGAAACTTACGGTGTATGGCAGGGAGATGCGATTCGTGAAGGGGAAAAAACTATACTTGGCGTAAATAGTGGTGCATATCTTCAGTTTTCTACCCATCGGGGTGATCAGCTAAATGTACGAATTGGCACGTCCTTCATCAGCACACTCCAGGCGAAGAAAAATCTCGATACGGAAATTGGAAAACAATCCTTTGAGGCGGTAAGGGATGCAGCGCAGCAAACCTGGGAAAAAGAGCTTTCCCGTATAGAAATAGAAGGTGCAACAGAAGCACAAATGACGACTTTTTATACTGCTTACTACCGACTCCTTAATTTTCCCAGAGTATGGTATGAACCGGATTCGGCAGGTAGTCCGTATCATTTCAGCCCCTATGACGGGCAGATTCACCCGGGTGTGATGTACACAGACAATGGGTTTTGGGATACTTTCCGTGGAGTATTTCCTTTTTTCAGCCTCATGTACCCCGAACGCGATGCTGAAATCATTCAGGGATTTGTCAACTCCTATAAAGAGGGGGACTGGTTTCCCAAATGGACCAGCCCCGGATACCGCGATGTCATGATTGGCACACATACCGCTTCACTTATTGCCGATGCATATAATAAAGGTATCCGCGATTTTGATGTGGAAACGGCTTTTGAAGGTATGGTGAAAGATGGCATGGCAAATGGCGGACAGGGCGGAAAAGGTCGAAGAGGAAACGATTATTATACAGAATTGGGATATGTACCTTCTGATAAAGTGCATGAAGCTACCGCCCGTACGCTCGAATTTGCCTACGGAGACTTTTGTATCGGGCAATTGGCGGATGGATTCGGAAAAAATAACGAGAGGGATTATTTTTATAGAAACAGCTACAACTACCGAAATGTATTCGACCCGGAAGTTGGTTTTATGCGGGGCAGACAGGCGGATGGTTCGTGGCGGCCTGATTTTTCGCCGCTCGAATGGGGCGGCCCTTTTACTGAAGGAAGCTCCTGGCATTACTCCTGGTCGGTCATGCAAAACCCCCGCGGTCTGATCGACCTTATGGGCGGAGATCAGCTGTTTGCCGATAAACTGGATACCCTATTTGCTACTCCTCCCGACTTTCTGGTGGGCTCTTACGGCAATGAAATCCACGAAATGACCGAAATGGTGAAGGGAAATATGGGACAATATGCCCACGGAAATCAGCCCGTTCACCATCTCATCTATCTCTACAACTATGCCCGCCAGCCCTGGAAAACGCAGTATTGGGTGCGGGAAGTCATGAACCGGCTGTATGGCCCCGGACCCGACGGCCTTTGCGGCGATGAAGACAACGGGCAAATGTCTGCGTGGTATATATTTTCTGCCCTCGGCTTTTACTCGGTTTGCCCGGGTGTACCTCAATATGTAATGGGCGCGCCTTTGTTTACAAAAGTAACCATGCACCTTCCCAATGGAAAAACCCTGGTGCTTTCCGCACCCGAAAATTCTGATGAAAACCGATATATACAAAAAGTACGAATCAATGGCGAGGAAACCGACCGCACCTGGTTTAGCCACAAAGAACTGGCAGCTGGGGGGGAAGTCGATTTTGAAATGGGTTCTCAACCTAACAAGTCGCGGGGAATTTCCGACGAAAGTCTGCCATTTTCCCTGCAAAATGATTTCCCGCTCAAAGATTTACAGAAAAAGCCTATTGCCACGCCGTCGATCAAACCCACAGTAGAAATGCCATTAATCAGTGAAGCGCCTACGCATTTTCGGAATAAGTTTTCGGTGAAAGTCTCTTGTCCCACCCCGGATGCAACACTTCGCTATACGCTCGACGGCAGTTCTCCGATCAAAGGTGAAGTCGTAAATGGTTCCATTGAAATTACGGAATCTTCGGTTCTCAGGGTAATCGCCTTAAAAGAAGGGTTTTACAAAAGTCAGGAAATATCAAAGACCTATATCCATTTACCCAATAACTATGAAGTATCGCTAAAAAATCCGCCACACGAGCGTTATCCGGCCGGAGGTGGGCTAAGTCTTATCGACGGGGTAAGAGGCACTTCCAATTTTCACGATGGGCGATGGCTGGGTTTTGAAGGTAATGATCTGGAGGCTTTTATAGATCTGAAAGGAAATCAGAAGGTTGGCAAAGTTTCTGTCAGTGTCATGCAGAATCAGGGTTCGTGGATATTTTTCCCTAAAGAAATCCAGGTCTGGGTTTCGGAGAATGGGAAGGATTTTATGCCGGCAGGAACCGTATCACCGGAGATTTTGCAGAAAAACGGTTCGGAGATCCGGACATTTTTAGTTAATTTTACCAGTAAGGATGCCTCCTATCTGCGTATTATTGCCAAAAACACAGGCACTGCGCCTGAATGGCACTCAGCCTCTGGCGGAAAAGTCTGGCTGTTTATAGATGAAATTATGATAGAATAA
- a CDS encoding aminotransferase class I/II-fold pyridoxal phosphate-dependent enzyme gives MVTSKTAENLATINKTIMQARNAGAIHLSTEDESFNGREILVDGKKLVNFSSCSYLGLELDPRMKDAAIDAVLRYGTQFSSSRAYVSMGMYDELEELLSQIYQSPVLVAPTTTLGHMSLIPTIVGDEDVVILDHQVHASVALAVQTVKARGVKVEMIRHNSLEMLEQRILKLRNDYQKIWYFADGVYSMYGDYAPMDDLISLLNKYDQLHLYMDDAHGTGWTGKNGSGFVRSKIGNHPRIFITGSMAKGFGAVGGILVLPDEETRQMVRNCGGTMIFSGPIQPASLAAAVQSAKIHLSPEIDILQNQLAQRISRFNQSANKLNIELISESSTPICFVHVGMPEVGFNLVRKLKDRGYFVNIAVYPSVPYKNTGLRLTMHNHLRLEDIDNVLGLIAELLPQVLKEENQKVVLPSHTVAA, from the coding sequence ATGGTTACAAGTAAAACTGCTGAAAATCTTGCTACAATTAACAAAACCATCATGCAGGCGCGAAATGCAGGCGCCATTCATCTTTCGACGGAGGATGAATCGTTTAATGGACGTGAAATCCTGGTAGATGGAAAAAAACTGGTCAACTTCAGCTCTTGCAGTTATTTGGGTCTGGAACTGGATCCGCGTATGAAAGATGCGGCAATCGATGCGGTATTGCGATATGGGACTCAGTTTTCCAGTTCGAGGGCTTACGTTTCAATGGGTATGTATGATGAGTTGGAGGAATTGCTCTCTCAAATATACCAGTCCCCTGTACTTGTTGCACCTACGACAACACTGGGACATATGTCGCTGATTCCTACCATCGTCGGAGATGAGGATGTGGTTATCCTCGATCATCAGGTACATGCGAGTGTGGCACTGGCTGTCCAAACCGTCAAAGCCCGCGGCGTAAAGGTCGAAATGATTCGCCACAACAGTTTAGAAATGTTGGAACAGCGGATTCTTAAGTTGAGGAATGATTATCAGAAAATATGGTATTTCGCCGATGGCGTATATTCGATGTATGGCGACTATGCTCCCATGGATGATTTGATTTCACTGCTGAATAAGTATGACCAACTGCATCTGTATATGGACGATGCACATGGCACTGGCTGGACGGGCAAAAACGGGTCCGGATTTGTGAGGAGTAAAATTGGCAACCATCCCAGGATTTTTATTACGGGTTCAATGGCTAAGGGATTTGGTGCGGTAGGGGGGATTTTGGTACTTCCTGATGAGGAAACCAGGCAGATGGTGCGCAATTGTGGGGGGACAATGATTTTTTCCGGACCTATCCAGCCTGCTTCACTTGCTGCAGCGGTACAATCTGCCAAAATCCATCTTTCTCCCGAAATTGATATTCTCCAAAACCAGCTTGCACAGCGTATATCCCGATTCAACCAAAGCGCGAATAAACTGAATATCGAACTGATCTCCGAATCCAGTACGCCGATCTGCTTTGTTCACGTTGGTATGCCGGAAGTAGGGTTCAACCTGGTGCGAAAACTGAAAGATCGGGGTTATTTTGTCAACATTGCCGTTTATCCGAGTGTGCCTTATAAAAATACAGGTTTGCGCCTGACCATGCACAATCACCTTCGGCTGGAAGACATCGATAATGTGTTGGGTTTGATCGCAGAACTTTTGCCACAGGTATTGAAAGAAGAAAATCAGAAAGTGGTATTACCCTCGCATACGGTGGCTGCGTAA